AGTCAAGCTACTGCTAGTTCCTACTTCATCAGTTAGGTTGAATTTGattagttaatattttaataaactaaattcgtaagataaagatttgaacttaaatttaaaattaagctcataaattaaataaattaaatttaaatttgaataaattctatttattaattcataaatatatatatatatattaaatttttaatacacatattttatatgtatttaatttatatttttaatattatatatattaatatttttaattatttaaaattttatatttattttttatatataattttaatgtaggacatataaaaataaaatttataattaatagatacacaatatataaaattaattttttaaaatatataagttataatttattgatataaaattatagattatgtTCCTGTTATTGAGTTAGCTCGTAAGTTTTCGATGAGATGAACTTGAGTCTAAGAAATAGACTTGATCGTTAATGAGTCGAACTGTGAGCCAAGCTCAATTTTCGTGAGCTGACTTGAGCTTGGTCTAGCTCGACTCAACTCGACTCACTTCCAGCCCTAGTTGAAAGAGAGACCAATAATGTTATattacattttctttttctatttttctctaAACATGTATTTTGCTCCCTTATATTACTAAAAgaatataagaatttaatttgtaattaatcaacattaatcaaatttttattataaaattatattttaaatccttatttttataagatttaaatttaaaatttaaaaattattatttaaaatttaaaacttaaaatagtCTACGACAACAAACAATCAGCTAGTGATTAGAATCAGCAGTGAGAAGTAAAACTGTGGtgttaaaaagaagaataaaagagataaaaatatgAGATTTGCTatacatacaagtctttttggtATACAAGTTTATACAAGTTGGTCTAAACCCAACAAAAATAACCAACAGTTTAGATTACGTGTAACACGTGCTTCCCTAACTCTTGAATAATACAAATGGTTATTTTCCCTCAATCAAAATCGCAACGCTCAAAATTCAAACAACGATCAAAATCTCTGAAAATCGTCGCAAAAAATGAAGGAAGTTGCGAAGCTGAATTcgaaaagaattatgagaaaatgaaataagaatatgaagaagaaaaagcagcaGAAGACGAGGAGGAGGAAtgggaagagttttgaattatgcagaacttatcagcacacatacactgaaaattcttaaacaatacactaaaatatttttgtgttgcacccaaatttgctacaaatacagaaaaatatttcctctaatgttgtatttttttcttcttcttctttttttccttatttctttcttttttttagttgaatgaatataagttcatcatcttccaaataattttgcagcattatgtgtttcttattcttttttgtttgatttttttatttttattcttgttaaaagagtaaaacaagaagaaacatgagaaagtaaaacaaaaagaaaaagatgaataagaaaaaaagaaaaaaagatggtgatgatgatgaaaaagaagaagaagaagcagaagacgagaaggaggaagaaaaagtattttgaattatgcagaagtTATCAGCACACGTACaccaaaaattcttaaataatatattcaaaTATATTTGTGTTATACTCAAATATCTTCAGGTTACACctaaatttgctgcaaatatagaaaaatattttctctaatgcttcattttttttcttcttttttttccttatttctttctttcttttagttgaatgaatgtaagttcatcatctTCTAAGAAATTTTGTaccattatgtgtttcttcttcttctttgtttaattttttttgttcttattaagagagtaaaataagaagaaacttgagaagataaaacaagaaaaaatatgaataagaaaaaagaagaagaagaagatgatgatgatgatgatgatgaaaaagaagaagaagaagcaatagaagatgaggagagggagaagaagagttttgaattgtggATAACTTATCAGCATACATACaccaaaaattcttaaacaatacactcaaacatcttcgtgttacaccgaaatttgttacaaatacaaaaaaatattttctttaatgcagaacttttacattacatttaattcaaaccatcaacgatgaacaacaattttcacaaataaaaacAATACTATTCACCTACAGAATCTTAAACTACTAAAGAAAACATTAACTAGAATCGAACCACATCTCAGTcacttgattggattcaaaacaataatcaacTTCGTTTTGGTTCAATTGACAATCTGAATttgaattattcattattttcaaCAACGAGATAACTGTTCAAAACTGATTTTAGAGCTTAATTTAAAAAACGTAGAGAATGAACAAAGAAAAACGTAAAGAACGCAGAGATAGAAGAAAACGTAGATCGAAAATATTGAGAAAATTCGAAAACGAAAACAAAATTCTTTCATAAAAGGCAGTTATATATTCACGCGTTGATTGAAAAGTtagttaaattaaataatacttaaGGTAAATTAGGATAAAATGACTTGTATATATAAACTTGTACGTGAAAAATAATCgtaaaaagatataaaaatataacttcAATGAATGAGTTTGTTATTTCGTTTGACCCAATTATTAGTTGAGATCCATTTTAAATAAGAGGAAGTCTGAAAACCAACATTGCACGATCAATATTGCAACCAAcactaatattaaaaaaaattatttgaaaactcTTAAAAATAAGATCATCCCAAAACTAATCTAAAATCAAactcaacaaaacaaaaaattagttagattttagtaacTTATTATATAGTATTAACTGAAATTGactattataatattaattccCTAATGGCTAACATTACTCTTTTAATAATATTACCTGAAATTAGCTCCCAAATAGAATTGATAATAAAGTTACGTGGACTTTTAGTTAAAATATATTCatgtttaaattaattataacagCTAACTTAGTTCCCATTTCAACTATTACATTAATTCACACAGTTAATCTAATGCAaagaattttctttttctacgaCTTTGCTGAGATGTATAAAATACGAGAACCAATACTTAGAATTTACTCTTTTACTTCCAAATAATAAGTATATGATTTATCATCATtcatacaataaaaataattttttaaaatcactTGACCTCCCTTATCATGTAAAATAAGTAAACTCAAATAACTCATTTTCCATATAACGTTATTGCGAACGTTACTAAAATATTGTGCTAGGTTTACCATTTGAATAAGCTCATTTTTTTGGGGTATGATAATGAAGGGAGGTTAGAAGTAATCAATATTTAGGGCTAGCTGGATGATATCATAAGTGAAGTTCAACTTATATGATATGATATATACGTATGTAAAGATATCATTtttatcattatatatatatatatatatattgtttaatggttaattgaatttgaaatagaAGACATGTATTAGTTGACCTGCTAAAACAATAATGATGGGTGTAAAAAGATGCTTTTGTGGTAATGATGTTACTAAGAAAACCAAAGAGAAAGAAATGTTTATTATTAGTAGTAATGGAAGCAAAGTCAAAGAGAGAGTGATGAGATGAGAGGAATGAAGAAGTGGACATGGTGGTTAACGCATTGATAGCAACCTCAGAATTATACCATCATAAGAAAGAGCCCCCACTATATATTATTGATGCGCATGCTTATATTATTACCCTCCCTGCCTCTTCCACAACGAAACAGCATAACAAACAAACACAAACCAAATATTCCTACACTACATTTATAACTCAAAATTTGTATTTGAAACTTGTAAAACATAAAGCAAACAGCCAAGTGTACATTAATTCCTTGTCAATATTCATCAAAGTTTCAATATTCCTTCATATGACTAATCACCATCATCACTATTTtgaatacataaataaataaataaaagaattaagtacttttttcgtccCTAAAATTTGgggtaaaaattaaatttgtctctgaccttttttgttattaaaattatctttaacaTTATAAAACATTATAAAATCGTTCTTTTGTCCAGAAACAACATTTTTTGGACGATTTTGCccttaaataaaaattaaaaaaagagtaGAAAACGGGCATTGCTTCCCAGCTGTTCGCATTCTCCCTCTTCCCATACATAGTCTTTCTCTACTTTATTACCAAGTCCAAGACTTCCCCTAACCTCATCCTCTTCGGCTTCTACTTCTTGTTCGTTTTCGTCGGAACTACTAGTTAGTTTTCCTTCCTTTCACATCTCTTCTTTTATGTTtctgattttaattatttaaccACCTCAATTCCATTCTACATTACCAGCTGGGATTTACGGTACATTTTATTTCACTTCCTAAACATAGATATATACATACATTAAGCTCTCAATTGCAGACTCTCTGATGATTTTTCTGACAGCAAAGGTACAATATGGAACTTTACTCTCCAACGTGGATTGGTTACATGGTGGGACTGCTGAATTTGCTATTGTGaatttgttgaatttgttgtttgtTGAATTTGGCTGTTGCTGTtgctgaagaagaaaagaagaataagaattttTTGAGTAGAGGAGGGGAAAAAAGGGGGAATTCGAAGAGAGTGGGAGGAAGGGGATGGGAAAGGAAGAGGGAAGCGAGATCAGGAATGAGGGTgggtgtttttgtttttgtttttttaatattatttttattatttttattaattgttaaggGTAATTtgatcaaaaaaataaaattgaaatagaaaaggataattttataacattttgTAACGTTGaagataattttaataataaaaaaaaaattggagacGAATTTGATTTCTACTCTAAACTTTAGGAACGAAAAAATAGTTATCCCAAAATAAAAAGTATGAAATCACGAGTGTATTTGATGATTCCTCTCGGCCCGAAGAAAATTCTATATATAAGAAATAGCTATAAGTAATTAGGACTTTTTGAATGcaattctcttccttttataattttgtttggGGTCAAAATTAATAATGTATGTTCATTGCGAATGATACAATATGCAAATATATTTATAAGTATTAAGGGAattgatataataaaaaaatttaattttaatatatttttagtgtAGAGTAATTTTATATGTACATCTAATTACATCTAATTACATTGTATAAAACGCTTTATATTATcagtgtattaaaattaaatttataataaaaatataataccttataataaatatttaaatatattaaataattctaataaataataattaatcttaatatATTCTAGTACATAATACAATATTATTACATCATCAACTAAATAAGACATTCCCTTCTTCTACAATAGTCAAGCACATAacaaagatttttaaaatcatatcaaGAATTGAAGGGCTTAAAACATTATTTATGCAATATTGCCATTATTACTTGATGATACAATATTGTTCCACTTTCATACAAATCTACAAAGATgatctttcttttaatttcttcttttgcaaataaaagtttttttttttggccaAATATATTGGACAATAACTCTTAATTCTAGGCCTCACAAACTTACGTATATTATGCACTCACACACACAGTTAAAGGTTTAATCTATTACCACTTAACCAAAGCCTCACTTTCAAATTAGtgtttgttttttaaaaaaaaaacacacaaatgaTGAGACACTACTAATTCAAATCCAAACTTGGagtgtttttgttttcttacgTTTTTGTTTAGTTGACAAACCTACAATTAGTCCTTACTTGGCCCTGTTGTCCAGAGAGCACACTGATGCGGCCCATTTTCTCCATAGAAACAGCAAAGTCtctgaagaagagaagaggcCACTTGCTATACATGTTGACCAATGAAGCAGTGGTGTTGTCACCCATTAGAGCCTGGTCTGATAGAAGCAGCCCTGAATTGTTGAGCAGGTTTCTGTAATACATGTTGTCGAATGTGTTGGTTGTCACAGGATCCAAGGGTGCCAAGTTTGTGTCAGAGCTAGCTTGGTTTGGACATAGGTTCTGTAGATTCTGTAGTAGTGAACCATCTAGTGTTGGATCCGATTTACCACTTCCACCAAAGTTGAATAGCCTTGCCTTGAATGTAAAGCATTGTGCAAACCCAAAGGTGTGTGCACCTGCATGCATGCATTACATAATATTCAAATCATCACTTGTATAAAACATATGTTGTGATATACATACAAATATATAGTGGCTGATTAACATTTTGAATGTATTAAGAATGAAGAAGCGAGCAAACCTAGGAGCACTGCTACATCCTTCAATTCAAGACCTTTGGCAACGAACTTGGCTGTAATATTTTCAAGAGGATCAAAGGGTGATGGCAAATTGTTTGCCTCGCTCTCACTTGCTGTCGTGCCATCTCTACGACCAAGAGGGACAACCCAAAATGGACCTTTACTCTTACCAAATTTGAAGGAAAAATGTTTAATATGGGTGTATAGCTTATAAagtagtaattaattaataagattAGAGAGTCTTACAAGAAAAACAGCTTCTCTTGCAGCTAGAGTTAGTATATCAGCACATGACACAGTGGCTGGACATGCCTTCTCTAATGCTGATTTGATTGTGTCAATCACCTCAAATCCTCTCACTGAATTCTTGTTAGGCAGAGCATTTTTCTCCCCACTAAAAGTGCTGGTTGTATCAAGCAACACAGATCCATCACATCCCTATATAGGAAGAAATGAAAGATGAACaacatatctttttttataGTTTGATTGTGTTATATATAGAACAAGCCCAAAACTAAGCAAATAACACAATTTGAAAGCCTATTTACGTTGACGAAACAATCATGGAAATGAAGGCGGAGGAGAGAAGCTGCAATCCTTGTGTCATTGTTCATAGCTGACAAAATGTTGTATCTAACGATTCTGGTGAGGTTTGGGCAAGTTGAGTCGTAGAAATTATAGTAAAGTTGAGAGCACACTAAAGGAGTGAGGAACACTAGCCagaacaagaaaacaaaagggTGCTTATTATTAGTACACTCCATAATGAAAGCAAAAAAACGTGTTATAAGATAAGCAAACAAGTAATAACAAGTGAGTTATATGTTAGAAGATGTGTGTGTGACATGAATAACAATTTATAGAAGACAAGGTACATGCATGATGCATGCTAGTTAACTTTTATACAGAGAGTGGCAGAGCCACTATCCAATTCCCGTTTTGGTTTTAGTCAAAACTTGCTGCTCttcctcaaatattttattacaCTAGGATAAATATATAAGGATTATCagcatttattatttttttttaattatttttaagtatTGACGACCAAAAACTATAAATTGTAATGACGCTCTAATATCCTTCGTAGACGAATTCCCATTTTTAATGGGAGGGAAGATCGAACTTGCATTAACAATTGCTGTAAGTGGCAGGCAGTGGCGGAACTTGAAGTAAAATTTTGGGGGGCCACATAGAAGATAATTGTAAAAATGCTTTGGATATGGACTCCATTTAAGATAAGCTCGTCTAATCTCATTTCTCTGGTTTTGGTGATATTGCCAAATTTAAAGCCGTTTTTCAGGGTCTCGTTCCaaaaaattaaggtcaaacttATCAGATGTAACTTTTTGAACTTTTTAAAGTTGTATCTCACTTTTTTCACGattcattaaagtagaaaaaCTATCTACATATGTTGATATTGTAAAAATTATATGTTCTCCTTCTTAAATATTAGTCTTCCTCTTAAAAAATGTatcaattctttaatttttcattattattttataataaaatttgaatatatatcctgTAGAATATGTAAAGAAGAA
The genomic region above belongs to Arachis stenosperma cultivar V10309 chromosome 5, arast.V10309.gnm1.PFL2, whole genome shotgun sequence and contains:
- the LOC130979250 gene encoding peroxidase 10, producing MECTNNKHPFVFLFWLVFLTPLVCSQLYYNFYDSTCPNLTRIVRYNILSAMNNDTRIAASLLRLHFHDCFVNGCDGSVLLDTTSTFSGEKNALPNKNSVRGFEVIDTIKSALEKACPATVSCADILTLAAREAVFLSKGPFWVVPLGRRDGTTASESEANNLPSPFDPLENITAKFVAKGLELKDVAVLLGAHTFGFAQCFTFKARLFNFGGSGKSDPTLDGSLLQNLQNLCPNQASSDTNLAPLDPVTTNTFDNMYYRNLLNNSGLLLSDQALMGDNTTASLVNMYSKWPLLFFRDFAVSMEKMGRISVLSGQQGQVRTNCRFVN